A stretch of Paenibacillus peoriae DNA encodes these proteins:
- a CDS encoding BMP family lipoprotein, producing MKKRALLLTFRWIPIVTIFALLVSACGQSDVQTKAEPIKVGIVLSDIGLGDQSYSDAAFRGLVKARDEGKIVFEYREITETKTYDAAFEQLAQEKADLIIGLGYMVKDSMESIAKKYPDRKFLIVDEKSDLPNVASISFKAEEGSFMAGVVAGLTSRTEQVGFLGGAESPLLKKFEIGYRAGVQSVKPNAKVTATYAGDFGKPELGTKIADDMINQDQIDVIFAAAGLTGVGALQEAQKQQKLAIGVDSDQFFIAEKAVVTSMFKNVDIAIYTAVKGFADHQRKFTEKDMVFGLAEDGVGLAPIRVVTLSPDQQKLLDDLKEKIKSGTLTVPTQ from the coding sequence ATGAAGAAACGAGCTCTATTATTAACTTTTAGGTGGATTCCCATTGTCACGATCTTTGCATTATTGGTAAGTGCATGTGGGCAATCAGACGTACAAACCAAGGCCGAACCCATTAAGGTGGGAATCGTACTGTCAGATATTGGTCTGGGTGACCAATCTTACAGCGACGCGGCTTTTCGAGGTTTGGTCAAGGCACGGGATGAGGGGAAGATTGTTTTTGAATACCGGGAAATAACGGAGACCAAGACGTATGATGCGGCTTTTGAGCAGCTTGCTCAAGAAAAAGCGGATTTAATCATTGGGTTGGGTTATATGGTGAAGGACAGTATGGAATCCATTGCCAAAAAATACCCAGACCGTAAATTTTTAATCGTGGATGAGAAATCAGATTTACCGAATGTGGCCTCTATTAGCTTCAAAGCAGAAGAGGGCAGTTTTATGGCTGGGGTCGTTGCCGGTTTGACGAGTCGCACCGAACAGGTGGGTTTTCTTGGAGGTGCGGAATCTCCTCTGTTGAAAAAATTTGAAATTGGGTACCGCGCAGGGGTGCAATCAGTCAAGCCTAATGCCAAAGTTACTGCAACGTATGCAGGAGATTTTGGAAAGCCGGAACTGGGTACGAAAATTGCAGATGACATGATTAATCAGGATCAGATTGATGTTATCTTTGCAGCCGCAGGTCTCACGGGCGTAGGTGCGCTACAGGAAGCGCAAAAACAGCAAAAATTAGCCATCGGGGTCGATAGCGACCAGTTTTTTATTGCGGAAAAGGCGGTAGTGACCTCGATGTTTAAAAATGTAGACATTGCAATTTATACAGCAGTCAAAGGCTTTGCAGATCATCAAAGAAAATTTACGGAGAAGGATATGGTGTTTGGTCTTGCAGAAGATGGCGTAGGTTTAGCGCCTATTCGTGTCGTGACACTGAGTCCGGATCAGCAAAAGTTGTTGGATGATTTAAAGGAAAAAATCAAATCCGGCACACTTACTGTTCCCACCCAATAA
- a CDS encoding methyl-accepting chemotaxis protein, producing the protein MKLQGKLVLNAMISLIACLALVAYIIFELIRINSQSSNLVPAMLNVQQLNAYLIQSGQALQNYSASMTESNKADVQNQLTQSEKTIALLSQGMMQTEEQQKRLNTIKTKFSQLKVATEKAMSTQNSPESKREAMRAQGIQNDVFMLDLLTKARYDQYTEDLTKSIRFTWQLALAGAVLLLVAVGLYNTYTSRQLALRTRKLTDAAKQIAEGNLTVQLAQTKGRDELDELNESFRVMIGNLRSIVLSIDQAGNRVDLMARDIDHHNEAMKEIVTQVSTSTEELAIGSQKIAEDLSSTVGVVDEMQQKFESNLLETTQSTAYSEDALRVIEQGTRVMSDQLRIVAENRSAMSEVEQTVKELEANAAEITTMTGYVSEIASQTSLLSLNASIEAARAGEAGKGFAVVANEVKKLANQSESAVKKIYTAVDGITQAMDKVKTSVAQSQELFREQEKATSSTGESFTEISGKVQQIAGQVSKLSTDMNVSRELSVQVQQAIENISAITQQSAAGSEEITASTVEQKRSFEESAEKVKELRQIREEMQRELDRFQVEKTS; encoded by the coding sequence ATGAAACTGCAAGGTAAACTGGTGCTGAATGCGATGATTTCCTTGATCGCTTGTCTGGCTTTAGTGGCATATATCATTTTTGAATTAATTCGTATTAACTCGCAAAGTAGTAATTTGGTTCCGGCTATGTTGAATGTACAGCAGCTCAATGCCTATTTGATTCAGTCAGGACAGGCGTTGCAAAATTATTCTGCTTCCATGACAGAGAGCAACAAAGCTGATGTGCAAAATCAACTGACTCAGTCTGAAAAGACGATTGCTTTGCTTTCACAGGGCATGATGCAGACCGAAGAACAGCAAAAACGACTGAATACGATTAAAACAAAATTCAGCCAATTGAAAGTAGCAACGGAGAAAGCAATGAGTACCCAAAACAGTCCGGAGTCCAAGCGGGAGGCCATGCGCGCCCAGGGGATTCAGAACGATGTTTTTATGCTGGATCTGCTGACCAAGGCACGTTATGACCAATACACAGAAGATTTGACCAAGAGCATTCGTTTTACTTGGCAATTGGCCTTAGCAGGTGCAGTTTTACTTCTGGTGGCAGTTGGGCTATATAATACATACACCTCCAGGCAGCTTGCCCTTAGAACACGTAAGTTAACGGATGCCGCAAAGCAAATTGCCGAGGGGAATCTGACCGTTCAGCTCGCACAAACGAAGGGACGCGATGAGCTGGACGAGCTCAATGAATCTTTCCGGGTAATGATCGGGAACTTGCGCAGCATTGTACTCTCCATTGATCAGGCGGGTAATCGTGTCGATCTGATGGCTCGGGATATTGATCACCATAATGAGGCCATGAAGGAAATTGTGACACAAGTCAGCACGTCAACAGAGGAACTGGCGATAGGCAGTCAGAAAATTGCTGAGGATCTGTCGTCGACAGTTGGTGTTGTGGACGAGATGCAGCAAAAGTTTGAATCGAATCTGCTGGAGACCACTCAATCGACCGCGTATAGTGAGGATGCTTTGCGTGTCATTGAGCAGGGTACGCGGGTCATGAGCGATCAACTGCGTATTGTTGCAGAAAATCGTTCAGCCATGTCCGAAGTGGAGCAGACAGTCAAGGAGCTGGAAGCTAATGCAGCCGAGATTACAACCATGACTGGATACGTATCCGAAATTGCCAGCCAAACATCGCTGTTGTCCTTGAATGCTTCTATTGAGGCTGCACGTGCGGGTGAAGCAGGAAAAGGTTTTGCTGTGGTTGCCAATGAAGTGAAAAAGCTGGCGAATCAATCAGAGTCTGCTGTAAAGAAAATTTATACCGCAGTTGACGGTATTACGCAGGCTATGGATAAAGTGAAGACTTCTGTGGCGCAAAGTCAGGAGCTGTTCCGTGAGCAGGAGAAGGCAACCTCCTCGACCGGAGAATCGTTTACAGAGATTAGTGGCAAAGTGCAGCAAATTGCCGGCCAAGTCAGCAAGCTATCAACGGACATGAATGTATCGCGAGAATTGAGCGTACAGGTGCAGCAAGCTATCGAAAATATCAGCGCAATCACTCAGCAATCCGCTGCAGGCAGCGAAGAGATTACAGCTTCCACGGTAGAGCAGAAGCGTTCATTTGAGGAATCGGCTGAGAAGGTAAAAGAGCTTCGTCAGATTCGCGAGGAAATGCAGCGGGAACTGGATCGTTTTCAGGTGGAAAAGACAAGCTAA
- a CDS encoding bifunctional cytochrome P450/NADPH--P450 reductase, with product MTSTHLIPQPKTYGPLGNLPLIDTHAPVQSLVKLANEYGPIFRMDLPEGTNIYISDHKLVADACDESRFDKQVWAPLQKVRAFAGDGLFTSWTEEPNWRKAHQILLPSFSQRAMKGYHNMMLDLAVQLVQKWSRLNPDESVEVPEDMTRLTLDTIGLCGFNYRFNSFYRDQPHPFVTSMTRALDEAMGQLQRLNLQNKLMLSKKKQFKHDIETMFSLVDSIIQERKTLGNQGEEDLLARMLEGKDPETGETLDDENIRYQIITFLIAGHETTSGLLSFAIYHLLKNPRMLTKAYEEVDRVLTDSLPSYTQVRELKYIRMILNEALRLWPTAPAFSLFAKEDTLLDGTYPLKKGDSVNVLIPKLHRDTEAWGEDVEEFRPERFGDPSAIPQDAYKPFGNGQRACIGQQFALQEATLVLGMVLKHFELIDHTHYELKVKETLTLKPEGFTIQVRPRSTQTAVMLPGAAQELHEQEEQKVAAPHAEKHDTSLLSLYGSNLGTAEGLAGELADLGRNWGFNSSIATLNEHVDHLPKEGVVLITTASYNGHPPDNADAFVEWLKQVDEGQLAGIRYAVFGCGDRNWASTYQRIPRMIDELMAAKGAKRLYDRGEGDASGDFEKDWEVWNRGLWPELLNAFGIEHSDTEPQDTSSLSIEFVSDVLSAPLAANYEATTAVVTANRELHAAESERSTRHLEIQLPTGLSYREGDHLGVLPRNPASLANRVMQRFKLQDQDYIVLRGSDRDAAHLPLDRPVSVGDLLTLSVELQEPATRAQLRQLASFTVCPPHKKEIEALLEDATFDQEIRQKHVTMLDILEKYPACELPFENFISLLPPLKPRYYSISSSPLESENSASITVGVVRGPARSGQGEYLGIASNYLAQLQPDDPIVIFVRKPQSGFRLPEDPTVPVIMVGPGTGVAPFRGFLQTRHVLKERGEQLGEAHLYYGCRNPKLDYLYKQELQAWEQEGIVTLHTAFSRLPDQPKRYVQHVMKEDADTLIHLLDEGAHLYVCGDGSRMAPDVENTLCAAYAEAHHTSKEEAQQWLDRLQQEKRYAKDVWTGI from the coding sequence ATGACTTCGACCCATTTAATTCCACAACCCAAAACATATGGTCCCTTAGGAAATCTGCCCTTGATCGATACACATGCCCCTGTCCAGTCTCTGGTTAAGCTTGCTAATGAGTACGGTCCCATCTTTCGCATGGATCTGCCTGAAGGAACGAACATTTATATTTCCGATCATAAGCTGGTGGCAGATGCTTGTGATGAATCCCGTTTCGATAAGCAGGTGTGGGCTCCCTTACAAAAAGTACGAGCTTTTGCTGGAGACGGACTATTCACAAGCTGGACTGAGGAACCGAACTGGCGCAAGGCCCACCAAATATTGCTACCAAGCTTTAGCCAGCGGGCTATGAAGGGTTACCACAATATGATGCTTGATCTTGCGGTTCAGCTGGTGCAGAAATGGTCTCGGCTCAATCCAGATGAAAGTGTAGAGGTACCGGAAGATATGACCCGGCTGACTTTGGATACCATCGGATTATGCGGCTTTAATTATCGTTTTAACAGCTTTTACCGCGACCAGCCCCATCCGTTCGTGACCAGTATGACACGCGCACTGGATGAAGCAATGGGTCAGTTGCAACGCCTCAATTTGCAAAACAAGCTGATGTTATCGAAGAAAAAACAGTTTAAACACGACATCGAAACGATGTTCTCTCTGGTGGACAGCATTATTCAAGAACGCAAAACCCTGGGCAACCAAGGTGAAGAGGATTTACTGGCGCGTATGCTGGAAGGCAAGGACCCGGAAACAGGTGAAACGCTGGATGATGAAAATATCCGTTATCAGATCATCACCTTCCTCATCGCCGGTCATGAAACGACCAGTGGGCTTTTATCCTTTGCCATTTACCATTTGCTTAAAAATCCACGAATGCTAACTAAAGCCTATGAAGAAGTGGATCGCGTGCTCACCGATTCGCTGCCTTCCTATACTCAGGTGCGTGAGCTCAAGTACATAAGGATGATACTGAATGAAGCTCTGCGGCTATGGCCGACAGCGCCCGCCTTCTCGCTCTTCGCCAAAGAAGATACACTGCTCGACGGAACCTATCCGCTTAAAAAGGGCGACAGTGTAAATGTACTCATCCCGAAACTGCACCGTGATACCGAGGCTTGGGGTGAAGATGTTGAGGAATTTAGACCAGAACGCTTTGGGGACCCATCCGCCATTCCACAAGATGCCTATAAACCGTTTGGCAACGGTCAACGGGCCTGTATTGGACAACAGTTTGCCTTACAGGAGGCCACCCTTGTGCTGGGTATGGTACTGAAACATTTTGAGCTGATTGATCATACTCATTATGAGTTGAAAGTCAAAGAGACGCTCACACTCAAGCCTGAGGGCTTCACCATTCAAGTACGACCGCGTAGCACACAGACTGCCGTCATGCTGCCGGGTGCCGCTCAAGAACTTCATGAACAGGAGGAACAAAAAGTTGCAGCTCCTCATGCCGAAAAACATGATACTTCTTTGCTGTCTTTGTACGGCTCGAATCTGGGTACAGCTGAGGGACTTGCGGGTGAACTAGCCGATTTAGGTCGGAATTGGGGTTTTAACAGTAGCATAGCAACTCTGAATGAACATGTGGACCATTTGCCTAAAGAAGGCGTGGTACTTATTACGACTGCATCTTATAACGGACATCCGCCGGATAATGCTGATGCCTTTGTAGAATGGTTGAAGCAGGTAGACGAGGGCCAACTGGCAGGCATAAGGTACGCTGTCTTTGGTTGCGGTGACCGGAATTGGGCCAGCACGTATCAGCGCATTCCAAGGATGATTGATGAGCTAATGGCTGCCAAAGGGGCAAAGCGACTGTATGATCGGGGCGAGGGCGACGCCAGTGGTGACTTCGAGAAGGATTGGGAAGTCTGGAATCGCGGCCTATGGCCGGAATTGCTGAATGCTTTCGGCATAGAGCACAGTGATACAGAACCACAGGACACCAGCAGTCTGAGCATAGAGTTTGTAAGCGACGTACTTAGCGCTCCTCTGGCGGCCAACTATGAGGCAACTACTGCCGTTGTTACCGCGAATCGTGAATTGCACGCTGCTGAAAGTGAACGCAGTACACGGCATCTGGAGATCCAATTACCAACCGGATTGTCCTATCGCGAGGGTGATCATCTGGGTGTTTTGCCGCGTAATCCTGCTTCGTTGGCGAATAGAGTAATGCAACGCTTTAAGTTACAGGATCAAGACTACATCGTATTGAGAGGCAGTGACCGGGATGCGGCGCATCTCCCCTTAGATCGGCCTGTCAGCGTAGGAGATTTGCTCACTCTCAGTGTGGAACTGCAAGAACCGGCAACGAGAGCCCAGCTACGGCAACTAGCATCCTTTACAGTGTGTCCACCGCACAAGAAAGAAATCGAAGCTTTGCTAGAGGATGCTACCTTTGATCAAGAGATACGACAGAAGCACGTCACGATGCTGGATATTCTGGAGAAGTATCCAGCCTGCGAGCTGCCATTTGAAAACTTTATCTCGCTGTTACCTCCACTCAAGCCTAGGTACTACTCCATCTCAAGCTCTCCGCTTGAATCGGAGAATTCAGCGAGTATAACCGTGGGCGTCGTGCGTGGACCAGCCCGTAGCGGACAGGGCGAATACCTGGGAATTGCCTCCAACTATTTGGCGCAGCTCCAACCAGATGATCCAATTGTCATTTTTGTGCGTAAGCCTCAGTCGGGCTTCCGTTTGCCGGAAGATCCGACGGTGCCTGTCATCATGGTCGGTCCAGGTACTGGAGTGGCACCATTCCGCGGATTCCTCCAAACCCGCCATGTACTTAAAGAAAGAGGGGAACAGCTCGGCGAGGCTCACCTATACTATGGCTGCCGTAATCCTAAGCTTGACTATCTGTACAAGCAAGAGCTGCAAGCCTGGGAGCAGGAAGGAATCGTTACGCTTCATACAGCCTTTTCACGTCTGCCCGATCAACCCAAAAGATACGTGCAGCATGTCATGAAAGAAGATGCGGACACTCTGATTCACTTACTTGATGAAGGAGCGCATCTATATGTATGCGGTGATGGTAGCCGGATGGCTCCCGATGTAGAAAACACCCTTTGTGCTGCTTACGCGGAAGCACACCATACCAGTAAAGAAGAAGCACAGCAATGGTTGGATCGTCTCCAACAGGAAAAACGCTATGCCAAGGATGTCTGGACAGGCATCTAA
- a CDS encoding AraC family transcriptional regulator, whose amino-acid sequence MDNEVRKDEVTGMLRLKLQLILKNKQTRLILLLTLCVSLVISVIGLLSYSGYREGLDTELNTPNIELLQINLDVTNRAFRESDNKALDAAYHPDVEAFVRAQTDRKSLEDNASVIDRLQKYLKTLSSHEEIYSVEVISLDNHALVSSNYGYMPDWKQAPDTTWVPWIQDIQKKPLLIKRRWYGTDREQGTLELLSLARPIVENGQVMGAVLINLDYDRFFSKLYIHLSNSQYVYDLEGELIYPKLRLSLPLNDMGRVLKELDVSPYAYVEIGNMEYMANQTFSDVTGWRLVSLVPMDKLLKNVKLARNMMLWLAFISILAGCSAVYYYNYAAFRPMKKINSLLNSGNKGTRQGGLYDLEPVISKLVGEFHRKSLVVERSLPELRSKYMEDVIQRRMGIQEMRMKWEQYFSDWDGNSLFVIIVSIDRYSAWAASFPEEDKMLLKYALNNILLEMLEPYWKAVCSPEEESGFIVLLQYSESSNEVEVGSETALQESILLHKSVDRLIQVVGEYLPLTISIGIGHMVTDIQEARASFIKGKEALNLRLYEGYGRSYTNMDSDISVKKDNTVDEQSKEQIQDSTLLDDRRVEIIHALESQEPGASVKLISHWVEELRLHRTSPAQVYLFVHELLEDLLKWCATQSVTPPDQLADYHWNQILTLDLQDIEVLLVTMLTDIEEKWHGRIQSKDFVRVQEMIEYMEHHLHLNIGLQEIADHVHMSVSSVSSMFKEETGTTVYDYLTGLRVKKACTLLCETHLKIGEIAEQVGYRNENSFIRVFRKHKQVTPGKFRQISKSSNEYADRSKGRYFGEIEDKYED is encoded by the coding sequence ATGGACAACGAAGTCCGGAAGGATGAAGTTACGGGAATGTTGCGACTTAAGCTTCAATTGATACTGAAAAATAAACAGACAAGACTGATTCTACTGCTCACTTTGTGTGTGTCGCTCGTGATTAGCGTGATCGGCTTGCTATCGTATTCAGGATACCGTGAAGGTTTGGATACCGAGCTGAACACACCCAATATAGAATTATTGCAAATCAATCTGGATGTAACCAATCGGGCTTTTCGTGAGTCTGATAACAAGGCGCTGGATGCAGCATATCATCCGGATGTAGAGGCTTTTGTACGTGCCCAAACGGATAGGAAATCGCTGGAAGATAACGCCTCCGTCATAGATCGGCTTCAGAAATACTTGAAAACCCTTTCTTCACACGAAGAAATTTATTCGGTTGAAGTGATTTCTTTGGACAATCATGCTCTCGTATCCAGCAATTATGGTTACATGCCTGATTGGAAGCAGGCACCGGATACCACATGGGTTCCCTGGATTCAGGACATTCAAAAAAAACCGTTGTTGATTAAGCGGAGATGGTACGGCACCGATCGTGAGCAGGGGACGTTAGAGCTGCTTTCGCTGGCCAGGCCCATAGTAGAGAATGGTCAGGTCATGGGTGCGGTGCTAATCAATCTGGATTACGACCGTTTTTTCTCCAAACTATATATTCATTTATCCAACTCGCAATACGTGTATGATCTGGAGGGCGAGTTGATCTATCCCAAGCTGAGATTGTCCTTACCCTTAAATGATATGGGCAGGGTTTTGAAAGAGCTGGATGTGAGCCCCTATGCTTATGTGGAGATAGGGAATATGGAATATATGGCGAACCAAACCTTTTCTGATGTAACGGGCTGGCGTCTAGTCTCGCTCGTTCCGATGGACAAGCTGCTAAAAAATGTAAAGCTGGCGCGCAATATGATGCTGTGGCTGGCCTTTATCTCCATACTGGCTGGGTGCTCAGCAGTTTACTATTACAACTATGCAGCTTTTCGCCCCATGAAAAAAATTAATAGCCTATTGAATTCGGGTAATAAGGGAACGCGCCAAGGAGGATTGTATGACCTGGAACCTGTGATTAGCAAACTGGTTGGAGAGTTTCATCGCAAATCATTGGTGGTAGAGCGAAGCCTGCCGGAGCTGCGTTCCAAATATATGGAAGATGTCATCCAGCGTAGAATGGGCATACAGGAAATGCGTATGAAATGGGAACAGTATTTTTCCGATTGGGACGGTAATTCTTTGTTTGTCATAATCGTGTCCATCGACCGATATTCTGCGTGGGCTGCAAGCTTTCCAGAAGAGGATAAAATGCTGCTCAAGTATGCGCTGAACAATATTTTGCTAGAGATGCTCGAACCTTACTGGAAAGCAGTATGCTCGCCGGAAGAGGAAAGTGGTTTTATTGTGCTGTTACAGTACAGCGAGAGTTCGAATGAAGTTGAAGTTGGTTCGGAGACTGCCCTCCAAGAGAGTATTTTGCTTCACAAAAGCGTTGATAGACTGATTCAGGTTGTCGGTGAGTATCTTCCTTTGACCATTTCTATAGGGATTGGTCATATGGTCACGGATATTCAAGAGGCACGGGCATCTTTTATAAAAGGAAAAGAGGCCCTTAATTTGCGTTTGTATGAGGGGTATGGACGTTCATATACGAATATGGACAGCGATATAAGTGTGAAAAAGGATAATACAGTGGATGAACAGTCAAAGGAGCAAATTCAGGATTCAACATTGTTGGACGATCGGCGTGTGGAAATAATTCATGCCCTGGAGTCGCAGGAACCGGGTGCAAGTGTAAAGCTAATCAGCCACTGGGTAGAAGAACTTCGACTCCACAGAACATCCCCAGCCCAGGTCTACTTGTTTGTTCATGAATTGCTGGAAGATTTGCTAAAATGGTGTGCCACTCAGAGTGTGACGCCGCCGGATCAGCTTGCTGATTACCACTGGAATCAGATTCTGACGCTAGACCTTCAAGACATTGAGGTATTGCTGGTCACTATGTTGACTGATATTGAAGAAAAATGGCACGGACGTATTCAGTCCAAAGATTTTGTGCGTGTACAAGAGATGATCGAATATATGGAACATCATTTGCATTTGAACATCGGGCTTCAGGAAATTGCGGATCATGTTCACATGAGCGTGTCCTCGGTGAGCAGTATGTTCAAGGAAGAAACAGGGACCACCGTTTACGATTATTTGACTGGATTACGCGTAAAAAAGGCATGCACATTACTATGTGAAACCCATTTGAAAATCGGAGAAATTGCAGAACAGGTCGGATACCGAAATGAGAACAGCTTTATCCGAGTATTCCGCAAGCATAAGCAAGTGACCCCAGGGAAATTCAGACAAATCAGCAAATCTTCCAATGAATATGCAGATCGGTCAAAAGGCCGATACTTTGGCGAAATAGAAGATAAATACGAAGATTAA
- a CDS encoding tripartite tricarboxylate transporter substrate binding protein, producing MKKKPWQKYVLVAAGVAMLSALSISEYVDHRTLQDHSRIFPTKPITLVVPYAAGGGTDITARALAKAAEKHLGQPIIVVNRTGGGGSVGLMEGAEAQADGYTVTYLVAELTTLPHLGLLPLTYERFKPLLQTNMDPSAITVRADARWKTAEAFLEDAEAHPGKLKMGNAGTGSIWHLAAAMLEQKSRVRFTHIPYEGAGPAVSALMSGFVDAVPVSPAEVKKYVDEGKLRILAIQSDTISEAFPKVPTLQQATGLRVHFIGTWRGLAVPKDTPDAVAQTLTDALIKGTKDEEFREEMRKHGLGLRVQDADAFARQLKESHDTFARLIPELGLSRK from the coding sequence ATGAAGAAAAAGCCATGGCAAAAATATGTGCTGGTTGCGGCGGGAGTAGCTATGCTTTCTGCCTTGAGTATCAGTGAATATGTGGATCACCGCACCTTGCAGGATCACAGCCGTATATTTCCTACGAAGCCAATAACCCTCGTCGTTCCCTATGCAGCCGGAGGCGGTACAGATATTACCGCGAGAGCGTTGGCGAAAGCCGCCGAAAAGCATCTCGGTCAGCCGATCATCGTCGTCAATCGAACGGGAGGAGGCGGTTCTGTCGGGCTGATGGAAGGGGCTGAGGCGCAGGCGGACGGTTATACCGTAACGTATCTGGTCGCTGAGCTGACTACGTTGCCTCATCTGGGACTGCTACCGCTCACCTATGAGCGATTTAAGCCGCTGCTTCAAACCAATATGGACCCTTCCGCCATTACGGTTCGGGCGGATGCACGATGGAAGACAGCAGAGGCATTTCTGGAGGATGCTGAGGCCCATCCCGGCAAGCTCAAAATGGGGAATGCAGGCACAGGGAGCATATGGCACCTTGCTGCCGCAATGTTGGAGCAGAAAAGCAGAGTCCGCTTTACCCATATCCCTTATGAGGGAGCAGGCCCAGCCGTCTCCGCTTTAATGAGCGGATTTGTGGATGCTGTACCCGTCAGTCCCGCAGAAGTGAAGAAATACGTGGACGAAGGGAAACTTCGCATACTGGCGATCCAGTCAGACACTATTTCGGAAGCGTTTCCAAAAGTGCCGACACTACAGCAAGCCACTGGGCTGCGTGTACATTTTATCGGCACTTGGAGAGGGCTGGCTGTGCCTAAGGATACACCGGATGCAGTTGCTCAAACGCTAACGGATGCACTGATCAAGGGAACGAAAGACGAGGAATTCAGGGAGGAAATGCGTAAGCATGGGTTGGGATTGCGTGTCCAGGATGCAGACGCATTCGCGCGACAACTGAAGGAGAGTCATGATACCTTCGCGAGACTGATTCCCGAGCTCGGTTTGAGCCGCAAGTGA